ACAACTATTGACGAGAAAAAccagaagactagcagaaaagatcttctacagctaaagatataaagaaggaaccacaatgagatggtaggaaggaCGGAGACATGATATAGTCAACACCCATACCcctgggtgggcaacccacaaacaggaggataattacaattgcagaggttctcctcaAGGAGTGAGGGGCCCAAGCCCCACATTGGGGTCCCCAGCACTGGGGGGTCCTGCATCAGGAAAATGAGCCCCCAAAGcacttggctttgaaggccagcagggcttactttcaggagagcCAGAAGACTGTGGAAAATAATCTGGGGGGAGCTCGCTCTACAAAGAGGACACTGGTATTGGCAGACACAATTTTGGAATCCTTCTTCTAGCTTATTAGCActgggacccagccctgccccccgCCTTTCGGCACCAGTACTGGGATGTCTTGGGCCAAGCAACTAGCCAGGCAGaggcacagccccacccaccagccggCCTGATGCCCTAAGTCCCCCTGAGCCCAAAGCCACCCCacgtcccagccctgcccaccagagggcccaggacccagtctCACACACCATAGTGAAGCACTAGCCCCAGGTCCCCAAGGGCCCTGCGGTCAGAGACCCTGGGACCCAGTTCTACCCACCAATGGGCCAGCACTAGCCTTggaaccagcctcacccaccaatgGGTAGGCACCAGGACCCCCTGGGCACTGGCCCAGCCCACCAACAGGGAAAACAACAACTCCAGGACCCCAGGGCCCCGCAGCCAAAGACTCTGGGACCCAGATCTGTCCGCCAGTGGGCCAGCCCTAGCCCTGGGACCCACTGGACCTTGGCCTCacacaccagtgggcaggcaccagctcTGGGCTCCCCTGTGGCCCAGCCCTGCCTACCAACAGGTCAGCACAAGCCCCGAGActccctgggccctggccctgcccctcaGCAAGCCAACACCAGCTTTGGGGTACCCCAGACCCTGCAGCCAGACATGTCAGGAACTGGCCCTGCCCATCAGCAGGCTGACACTAGACCTGAGACCCCCAGCTCTGCAACCACCCCTCCAAAaccaagctctgcccaccagtgggccagcactagtcCTGGGactactcccccacccccacccccagggccttgCAGCCAGCAGCCTCATGACCCAGCTCTGCCCATCAGTAGCCAGCAGCCTCCActcaaggcagggcctggcaaccaaccagacctGGAGCCAGCCACGCCTACCAGactgcccacagtagtcagccagCCACAACAGAAGAACCCATGCAACCCAAACAGATGAGACCACTAGAGCGTATAGCTCTAATGACCAGAAGAGAGGGAtgcataggatgtctcctactagaagccacttctccaaggtcgggaaacataaccaacctaccagatacatagaaataaaaacaacaaattaggcaaaatgagggaacagagaaagaaatatgttcaaaacaaaggaacaagataaaaccccagaagaactaagtgaagtgggaTAGGTGATCTACCCAATAAAATgttcaaggtaatgattgtaaagatgctcaaagaactcaacagaagattggatgaacagagtgagaggTTAGGAGTTtttaacagagttagaaaatataaagaagaaccaaacagaaatgaagaatacaataactgaaatgaaaaatacactagaaggaattagtagtggattagatgatacagagaaacACCAGtgtgctggaagacagagtagtggaaatcactcaagctgaacagaaaaaattttttttaaataaaaagaaatgaggacaataTAAGAGACTTtcaggacaacatcaagcatactagcattcacattataggggtcccagaaggagaagagaaagaaaggggcagagagcATATCTGAAGAcataacagctgaaaacttccctaacctgggaaaggcaACCAGGTCTAGGAAGCGAGTCCCAGACAAGATCAGCCCAAAGAAGATCACagcaagacacattgtaattaaaatagcaaaaattaaagataaagagagaatattaagagCAGCAACGGAAAAACAACAAGTTACATAGAGGGGAACTCCCATAatgctatcagctgacttttcaacagaaactctgcaggccacaaGGGAGAGGCATGACATACTCAAAgcgatgaaaggaaaaaacctacaaccaagaatactctacctggcaaggctctcattcagattttatgGGGAGATcaaaaattttacagacaagaaaaagctaaaccCCAGCTTTGCTTGctatcagcaccaccaaaccagctttataagaaatgttaaagggacttctctaatcGAAAAAGAAacggccacaactagaaacatgcaaattacaaaaggaaaaatctcactggtaaagtcagatatacagtaaaggtagtaaatcagtCATGTATAAAGCTAATAGGAAGGTGAAAAGACAAAaggagtaaaatcatctatatctgcaataagcagttaagggatacacaaaacaaaagaacataaaatatgATGTCAGAAACAGTAAACTTGGGAGGGAGAGTAAAAATGCAGAGTTGTTAAAttgtgtttgaacttaagagatcagcaacttaaaataatcacatgtATACATAGATTacctgtaatatctttgtatggtgacattgTAACTGgacttaccatggtgatcattttgaaatgtatagagatatcaaatcactatgttgtgtaacaggaactaacatagtgttgtaggtcaattatacttctaaaacaaacaaactcgtagaaaaagagatcagatttatggttaccagaagCATGGGGTAGAGGGAGCGGAAATTAgataaaggtggtcaaaagatgcaaacttctagttataagataaataagcaccAGGGATGTAATGTTCAACATggtaaatataatgaacactgctatacGTTATATATGAGAGGTGTtaggagagtaaatcctaagagttcgcatcacaaggagaaaaatattttttctgtttctttaatattgtatcTACGTGAGATAATGGGTGTTCACTAAAAtcactgtgataatcatttcatgatgtatctaagtcaagtcattatgttgtacaccctaAACTTATagtgttatatgtaaattatatagcaataaaactggaagaaaaatgaatttgaaaCTATTAATAAGTAGCTTGTCCTGCTGCCACTCCACATTTTAGGTTTTAACAGTGACACAGAAATACGTTGGGTTTGGAGCCCACTGAGCTCAGCCACTATGTGCTTGACCTCAAGCAAATCATTGCAGGCTCCTGACCCTGAGGTACCACAATGTTAAATGAGGGCAACAATATCTACCTCACAAAGTGATTGGTGTGAAgataaaagattatatatatgaagaaaatgatgcaaaaatctggtatatagtaagtgctcaataaattatagttatttttaaatatttctactgTTACTCAAGAGGTCATTTGTGTTGTAATGAACTGTGTCTTCAATTAAATTAAGAAGCCACAAGATGATGTTGATGTCTTTATGGCCTAAGTAGTAGAAATCATCttgtcttcttttttcattttaccaAAGTATTTGGTATTTTCAAATACCAAACTAGAAAAGGGTTTTGCCCAAAGTCTCCCTATCAGGTCTCTTGGTTTTCTGTCCACTAACCATAGTTCAGGTATAGTTTACCTGAGATGGAAATAAGTGTGCTTTTCTTGTTTGGTACAATAGGATAGagctctatttttaaatataaaagtaattaatATACAGAACACACATTTCAAAGCTAacaatctaaaaagaaaataaataccaaaGGACAATACTTTTGGTAGGTTTTTCACTAATATTTAACTGATAGTGTTTATTTCAATACCAAATCTTGATAACTCTCTTGACTTCCATTAACTTAAGTCCCTTTCTGGAAACTAACCAAATCAAGGATCTAGGGCTTCCAGCCCTGTTAGTATCTTTTAGATGGTGGTTCTTCTCTTCAATTTCTAGTTTCCTTCCTCTAGTTAACCAAAGGATAGACTTTAgtttcctttcccctctctctcttctatgGTCACAAAAGCACAACTCCCCACATCTCCACGCTAGTTACAGTCTAGGAACCAACATCTTAGGTGCTGCACTGGACCCCTACTGAAGTCTTGTCTCTCCAACTAACTAGCAGAGCTATGAGGTTTGGGCCAGTCACATCACCTCTCTGAAAATTCAGTGCCCTCCTCTCCAGAAATATGTAACCTTGAGTTTGTTGAAGCTCAAAGGATCTATGACTTCATGATTCCTCACCTTGCCATGTGTCATGTATAAATGAAGGTTAAAATGGTCAACTTTAAAGTtagcagaaataataataatataggaaaacaaattcagtaaaactAGGCCTCTTGCATAGACAATCAAAATATTGATATAACAGGAATGTCTGACAGATTCAGCTGCTCCAATTTCTTGGAACCCAATCAGAAATCAGATCAATATTTTAAGGGTCTCTAATGAGTTCCTTTCCTCAATTTTTGATTCATGCATGCCTTTGTGCTTTGTCCCTCTTAGATTGTAAATTCTGCCAGGAATgggaatagatttttttctagctCGGTATCTATCACATAATAACCTATCAAGAAACACttgataatggaatattactcagccataaaaagaaacgaaattgagttatttgtagtaaggtggatggacctagagtctgtcgtacagagtgaagtaagtcagaaagagaaaaacaaataccatatgctaacacatatatatggaatctaaaaaaatggtcatgaagaacctaggggcaagacgggaataaagacacaaacatactagagaatggacctgaggatacgggggtggggggaagggtaagctgggacaaagtgagagagtggcatggacataaacacactaccaaatgtaaaatagatagctagtgggaagcagccgcatagcacagggagatcagctcggtgctttgtgaccacctagaggggtgggatagggagggtgggagggagggagacgcaagagggaagaaatatggggacatatgtatatgtatagctgattcactttgttataaagcagaaactaacacaccattgtaaggcaattatactccaataaagatgttaaaaagaaaataacacttGATAACTGATTAGTGACTCACCAATTAACAAAATCTGCCTTTTATTGACAGTTATATGGATCCCTTTTGACAGCACCGTAAAAAAATATGAAACGCATTGAACACTTTGATTTTATTTGGTTTATGGTCTCCATAGTTTACTCTTTCATTGGGAAACCTATCAAATAAATTTACCTGGTCCCCGCATTTATGCCAAATTATATGTACTGTGAATTCCATAATTTATTTGTGCTTCTCATATCACATATTCTTTTAGTAGTTCCACATTTCAAGATATTGTATCTGGTGACATAGACTGTATAACCTAATAAAAAAGGTATACAGTTAAAAGTGCTCATATTTTACAATTCATTCAAACCAGAACTGTAAACTTCCTTTAAATAGAAAAGGGCAATACCTTTACTAATTCCCAACCCTTGTTAAACTCTTTCATCTAATTTCTCCATTCTTGTTCCTAGGCTACATAACATTGCTGGAAAAATTTTTATAAACCCCATGCCTAAAAGTGTCCTggagtaagaaaataaaagacaaatacgAACAGGGTCATAACCTGCAATTCAAGTATTGATGGCTAATACATGTGCTTAAATGTAAAGCCAAGGTAAAATTTAACAACTGTTCGAAAATTCAGTTTCCTTACTTTGTTATTTCTGGCTTTCAACTGTTATAATCAAAGGCACTGATTTCCCATGAACATCAAAGACAGCAGATACACACTATAAAGTGCGTgagaaaattttgttttcagttttttgccaAAATTGCATAGATACTTCAAAGGGAGAAACAAAGTGTGAGagttctagactcatctatgctCGTCACCAACTTGAGATTTGTTTTGAGTTCCTTATTGTGATCACCAGTGACCCTTGTTATTatcttttcctttcccacattcaaCGCTGACTAACTCTTTTATTCTG
Above is a window of Eschrichtius robustus isolate mEscRob2 chromosome 6, mEscRob2.pri, whole genome shotgun sequence DNA encoding:
- the LOC137765932 gene encoding proline-rich protein HaeIII subfamily 1-like; the encoded protein is MGRHQDPLGTGPAHQQGKQQLQDPRAPQPKTLGPRSVRQWASPSPGTHWTLASHTSGQAPALGSPVAQPCLPTGQHKPRDSLGPGPAPQQANTSFGVPQTLQPDMSGTGPAHQQADTRPETPSSATTPPKPSSAHQWASTSPGTTPPPPPPGPCSQQPHDPALPISSQQPPLKAGPGNQPDLEPATPTRLPTVVSQPQQKNPCNPNR